The following are encoded together in the Bradyrhizobium sp. CCGUVB1N3 genome:
- a CDS encoding nitronate monooxygenase family protein → MWPDRRLIDLFKTEFPIVLAPMAGVMDAELVIAAAHGGALGSLPCAMLSAEKAREQVNLIRQRVTAPVNMNFFCHKPLELTADAEARWKQRLAGYYKEHGLDPSAPINAANRAPFDAAFCEVVEELKPEVVSFHFGLPTEALLKRVKAAGCLVISSATTVKEAVWLEQHGVDAVIAQGAEAGGHRGMFLTENISEQPGTFALVPQVVDAVKVPVIACGGIADGRGIAAAFALGAAGVQIGSAYLRCPESKVSAGGRKALAEARDDSTVITNVMTGRPARGVQNRLMREAGPISPDAPAFPHAATALGPLKAAAEKQGRVDFTNLWAGQAIGMGREMPAAELTRELAKSAQARLKALAG, encoded by the coding sequence ATGTGGCCTGACCGTCGACTGATCGACCTCTTCAAGACCGAATTCCCGATTGTGCTGGCGCCGATGGCCGGCGTGATGGATGCGGAGCTCGTGATCGCGGCGGCGCATGGCGGTGCGCTCGGCTCGCTGCCGTGCGCGATGCTGTCGGCGGAGAAGGCGCGCGAGCAGGTCAATCTGATCCGCCAGCGGGTCACTGCGCCCGTGAACATGAACTTCTTCTGCCATAAGCCTCTCGAGCTCACCGCCGATGCCGAAGCGCGCTGGAAGCAGCGGCTGGCCGGCTACTACAAGGAGCATGGTCTCGATCCGTCGGCGCCGATCAACGCCGCGAACCGCGCGCCGTTCGATGCGGCGTTCTGCGAGGTCGTCGAAGAGTTGAAGCCGGAAGTCGTCAGCTTCCATTTCGGCCTGCCCACAGAGGCGCTGCTCAAGCGTGTCAAGGCGGCCGGCTGCCTCGTCATCTCGTCGGCCACCACGGTAAAGGAGGCGGTCTGGCTGGAGCAGCACGGCGTCGACGCCGTGATCGCGCAGGGCGCCGAGGCGGGCGGCCATCGCGGCATGTTCTTGACTGAGAATATCTCGGAGCAGCCCGGCACCTTCGCGCTGGTGCCGCAGGTGGTCGATGCCGTGAAGGTGCCGGTGATCGCCTGCGGCGGAATTGCCGACGGGCGCGGTATCGCGGCCGCCTTCGCACTCGGCGCGGCCGGCGTGCAGATCGGCAGTGCCTATCTGCGCTGCCCGGAATCCAAGGTCAGCGCCGGCGGCCGCAAGGCGCTCGCCGAAGCGCGCGACGATTCCACGGTCATTACCAATGTGATGACCGGACGGCCCGCGCGCGGCGTGCAGAACCGCCTGATGCGCGAAGCCGGCCCGATTTCGCCGGACGCGCCGGCCTTTCCCCATGCCGCGACCGCGCTGGGGCCTTTGAAGGCGGCTGCCGAAAAGCAGGGCAGGGTGGATTTCACCAATCTCTGGGCAGGCCAAGCCATCGGCATGGGCCGCGAGATGCCCGCGGCCGAATTGACCCGGGAGCTGGCCAAATCCGCGCAGGCCCGCCTGAAAGCGCTGGCCGGCTAG
- a CDS encoding aspartate carbamoyltransferase catalytic subunit, with protein sequence MTPASKSTFVLGHRHLLGIEGLSAADITGLLDLSEEYVEVNRQVDKKRAVLRGRTQVNLFFEASTRTQSSFEIAGKRMGADVMNMSVSSSSMKKGETLIDTAVTLNAMHPDILVVRHHASGAVELLARKVDGSVINAGDGAHEHPTQALLDALTIRRNKGRIEGLVIAICGDVLHSRVARSNIILLNTMGARVRVVGPSTLLPPGIERMGVEVARDMREGLEGADIVMMLRLQRERMNGSFVPSTSEYFNYFGLDQKKLAYAKPDALVMHPGPMNRGVEIDTAVADGAQSLIREQVEMGVAVRMAVLEALARNLPNA encoded by the coding sequence ATGACCCCTGCATCGAAATCGACCTTCGTCCTCGGTCACCGGCATTTGCTGGGCATCGAGGGCCTTTCCGCGGCCGACATCACCGGCCTCCTCGACCTGTCCGAAGAATATGTCGAGGTGAACCGCCAGGTGGACAAGAAACGCGCCGTCCTGCGTGGGCGGACGCAGGTGAACTTGTTCTTCGAGGCTTCCACCCGCACCCAATCCTCGTTCGAGATCGCCGGCAAACGCATGGGCGCCGACGTCATGAACATGTCGGTCTCCTCCTCCTCCATGAAGAAGGGCGAGACGCTGATCGACACCGCGGTGACGCTGAATGCCATGCACCCGGACATCCTGGTGGTGCGGCATCATGCCTCCGGCGCCGTGGAACTTCTGGCCCGCAAGGTTGACGGTTCCGTGATCAATGCCGGCGACGGCGCGCATGAGCACCCGACGCAGGCGCTGCTGGACGCGCTGACCATCCGCCGCAACAAGGGCCGGATCGAGGGCCTCGTGATCGCGATCTGCGGCGACGTGCTGCATTCGCGCGTCGCCCGCTCCAACATCATCCTGCTCAACACCATGGGCGCCCGCGTCCGCGTCGTCGGGCCCTCCACGCTGCTGCCGCCCGGGATTGAGCGGATGGGCGTCGAAGTTGCGCGCGACATGCGCGAAGGCCTGGAAGGCGCCGACATCGTCATGATGCTGCGGCTCCAGCGGGAGCGCATGAACGGTTCCTTCGTGCCGTCCACCAGCGAGTACTTCAACTATTTCGGGCTGGACCAGAAAAAGCTCGCCTACGCCAAACCCGATGCGCTGGTGATGCACCCCGGTCCCATGAACCGCGGCGTCGAGATCGACACCGCGGTCGCCGACGGCGCGCAATCCCTGATCCGCGAACAGGTGGAGATGGGCGTCGCCGTGCGCATGGCGGTGCTGGAAGCGCTCGCCCGTAACCTGCCGAACGCGTGA
- the ruvX gene encoding Holliday junction resolvase RuvX codes for MPAPILPLIDAATHWPARGALIGLDLGTKTIGVAVSDPDRRLATGVETIQRKAFKQDAARLLAIAAERKAVGFVLGLPINMDGSEGPRAQSTRAFARNLAGLTALAIGLWDERLSTSAVERELIGMDVSRAKRAEVIDEHAAIFILQGALDRLANLRTAPGTD; via the coding sequence ATGCCGGCTCCTATCCTACCTCTCATCGACGCTGCAACCCACTGGCCCGCGCGCGGCGCGCTGATCGGGCTCGATCTCGGCACCAAGACGATCGGCGTTGCCGTCTCCGATCCGGACCGGCGGCTCGCGACCGGCGTCGAGACCATCCAGCGCAAGGCTTTCAAGCAGGATGCGGCAAGGCTTCTTGCGATCGCTGCCGAGCGCAAGGCGGTCGGCTTCGTGCTCGGCCTGCCCATCAACATGGACGGCAGCGAAGGTCCGCGTGCACAATCGACCCGCGCCTTCGCCCGCAACCTCGCCGGTCTCACGGCGCTCGCCATCGGGCTGTGGGACGAGCGTCTCTCGACGTCGGCGGTCGAGCGCGAGCTGATCGGCATGGATGTCAGCCGCGCTAAACGCGCCGAGGTGATCGACGAGCACGCCGCGATCTTCATCCTCCAGGGAGCGCTCGATCGTCTCGCCAATCTTCGCACGGCGCCCGGAACGGACTGA
- a CDS encoding patatin-like phospholipase family protein → MSKKIVGAHDEGSLQGAARTPASMLLSAADIWSSAPSPPPVAEIAPVSPPSPAPAPVAPAVPPIEPVTAVAPSVTLAEQWPPRKLSLALQGGGTFAAFTWGVLERLLEEPGLEFDTISGASAGAINALLLAGGLAEGGREGARARLERFWVRLMHEASFRSLMLVGGFSPAGSSVAFGPTLRSGQFDPFDLDPLRQALSRDINFAALRGKACPKLLIAATRIRDGHQQVFSNDAITADVALASTCPPLVHCAIEIEGEAYWDGGYGGNPPLVRLVQESRASDVLVVQVTPSRDSYVPITLAAIDRRLDQIAANAALNAEIAAVEWARAGSAPALRLFRIAAEDEIEGLAQRSSTDLGRGFIRLLHRSGRTAADRWLLQETRSERSVQRMPAEPALA, encoded by the coding sequence ATGAGCAAGAAGATTGTCGGCGCGCATGACGAAGGTAGTTTGCAGGGTGCTGCGCGCACGCCCGCAAGCATGCTGCTCTCCGCCGCGGACATCTGGTCTAGCGCGCCCTCTCCGCCTCCTGTCGCTGAGATTGCGCCCGTATCGCCGCCATCACCCGCGCCTGCTCCCGTCGCGCCGGCAGTTCCGCCGATCGAACCAGTGACCGCCGTCGCGCCGAGCGTGACACTCGCCGAGCAATGGCCGCCGCGAAAATTGTCGCTGGCGCTCCAGGGCGGCGGCACCTTTGCGGCTTTCACCTGGGGCGTGCTGGAGCGCCTGCTGGAAGAGCCGGGACTCGAATTCGACACCATCAGCGGCGCCAGCGCGGGCGCCATCAACGCACTGCTCCTCGCTGGCGGCCTCGCCGAGGGCGGCCGCGAGGGCGCGCGGGCCCGCCTCGAGCGGTTCTGGGTGCGGCTGATGCACGAGGCCTCATTCCGCTCGCTGATGCTGGTCGGCGGCTTTTCGCCGGCGGGAAGCTCCGTGGCATTCGGGCCGACGCTGCGCTCCGGCCAGTTCGATCCGTTCGATCTCGATCCGCTGCGGCAGGCGCTGTCGCGCGACATCAATTTTGCGGCGCTGCGCGGCAAGGCCTGCCCCAAGCTCCTGATCGCGGCGACGCGGATCCGTGACGGGCACCAGCAGGTGTTTTCGAACGACGCGATCACCGCCGACGTCGCGCTGGCCTCGACCTGTCCGCCGCTGGTGCATTGCGCCATCGAGATCGAAGGCGAGGCCTATTGGGATGGCGGCTATGGCGGCAATCCGCCGCTGGTGCGGCTGGTGCAGGAATCGCGCGCGTCCGACGTGCTCGTCGTCCAGGTGACGCCCTCGCGCGACAGCTACGTGCCAATCACACTCGCCGCGATCGACCGCAGGCTCGACCAGATCGCGGCCAACGCCGCGCTCAATGCCGAGATCGCCGCGGTGGAATGGGCACGCGCCGGCTCCGCACCGGCACTGCGCTTATTCCGGATCGCGGCGGAGGACGAGATCGAGGGGCTGGCGCAGCGCTCATCGACCGATCTCGGCCGCGGCTTCATCCGCCTGTTGCACCGGAGCGGCCGCACCGCTGCCGACCGCTGGCTGCTGCAGGAGACGCGTAGCGAGCGGTCCGTTCAGCGCATGCCCGCCGAGCCCGCGCTAGCTTGA
- a CDS encoding CPBP family intramembrane glutamic endopeptidase codes for MDILNPDHPPLIVTPADRAPRVWKFWGTALWGVFVFAAMFVGQIGTIVYLVAHRGGPIDMASLASVGRDPQALALSVIAGLPTTLAAVWLAIRLKRASFADYLALRWPSWLQILLGAVGLVLIVVIWETMSRALGREATPGFMTDLLKSGRDKGAATMLVLAFSIAAPMSEEVIARGFLYRGWSESFLRVPGAIILSSLVWTAVHLQYDMYFLAEVFSIGLWFGYMRYRGNSLWLTIVLHALNNLTAVVLTMWLGS; via the coding sequence ATGGACATTCTCAATCCTGACCACCCGCCGCTCATCGTGACGCCTGCCGACCGCGCGCCGCGCGTCTGGAAATTCTGGGGCACGGCGCTGTGGGGCGTGTTCGTGTTCGCCGCGATGTTCGTTGGCCAGATCGGCACGATCGTCTATCTCGTCGCGCATCGCGGCGGCCCGATCGACATGGCGTCCCTCGCGTCCGTCGGTCGCGATCCGCAGGCGCTGGCGCTGTCGGTGATCGCGGGTCTGCCGACCACGCTGGCCGCGGTGTGGCTGGCCATTCGCCTGAAGCGAGCTTCCTTCGCCGATTACCTCGCGCTGCGCTGGCCATCCTGGTTGCAGATTCTGCTTGGTGCCGTCGGTCTCGTCCTGATCGTGGTGATCTGGGAGACGATGTCGCGTGCGCTGGGCCGCGAGGCGACGCCGGGATTCATGACCGATCTCTTGAAATCAGGCCGCGACAAGGGCGCGGCGACGATGCTCGTGCTCGCCTTCAGCATTGCCGCGCCGATGTCCGAAGAGGTGATCGCGCGGGGCTTCCTCTACCGCGGCTGGTCGGAAAGTTTTCTGCGCGTGCCCGGCGCGATCATCCTGTCGTCGCTGGTCTGGACGGCCGTGCATTTGCAATACGACATGTATTTCCTTGCCGAGGTGTTCTCGATTGGATTGTGGTTCGGCTACATGCGCTACCGCGGCAACTCGCTGTGGCTCACGATCGTGCTCCACGCGCTGAACAACCTGACCGCGGTGGTGCTGACGATGTGGCTCGGGAGTTGA
- a CDS encoding dihydroorotase, whose translation MLTDRRPILLANARVVDPSRDFDGIGDVLIADGTVRETRRGIGAAGVPEGTDIVNCSGKIVAPGLIDMRAFAGEPGYGHRETFASASQAAATGGITTVICQPDTLPVIDNSATVDFVMRRARDTAIVNIQPMAALTKGMRGEEMTEFGLLKAAGAVAFSDGDRSVTNAQVMRRALTYARDFDALIVHYTEDPNLVGEGVMNEGEFATRLGLMGIPNAAEAVVLERDMRLVALTGGRYHAASLSCIDSLDILKRARDAGLAVSASVSINHLALNENDIGPYRTFLKLSPPLRTEDDRRALVAAVGSGLVDVIMSDHNPQDVEGKRLPFAEAAPGAVGLETMLSAGLRLVHNGEMELKTLIRAMSTRPAELLGLPGGTLRPGAPADVVVIDADTPWVLDPADLKSPCKNTPFDEARFSGRVVRTVVGGRTVFEHV comes from the coding sequence ATGCTGACCGACCGCCGCCCGATCCTGCTCGCCAACGCCCGCGTCGTCGATCCCTCCAGGGATTTTGATGGCATCGGCGACGTCCTGATCGCCGATGGCACCGTCCGCGAGACCCGCCGCGGCATCGGCGCCGCCGGCGTCCCCGAGGGCACCGACATCGTCAACTGCTCCGGCAAGATCGTGGCCCCCGGCCTGATCGATATGCGCGCCTTCGCCGGCGAGCCCGGCTATGGCCATCGCGAGACCTTTGCGAGCGCGAGCCAGGCGGCGGCGACCGGCGGCATCACCACCGTGATCTGCCAGCCGGACACCTTACCCGTCATCGACAATTCGGCGACCGTCGACTTCGTGATGCGCCGAGCCCGTGACACCGCGATCGTCAACATCCAGCCGATGGCCGCCCTGACCAAGGGGATGCGCGGCGAGGAGATGACCGAGTTCGGTCTCCTGAAAGCTGCCGGCGCGGTCGCCTTCAGCGACGGCGACAGAAGCGTCACCAATGCGCAGGTGATGCGCCGGGCCCTCACCTATGCGCGCGATTTCGACGCGCTGATCGTGCATTACACCGAGGATCCCAACCTCGTCGGCGAAGGCGTCATGAACGAGGGCGAGTTCGCAACCCGCCTCGGCCTGATGGGTATCCCGAACGCGGCGGAAGCCGTGGTGCTGGAGCGCGACATGCGCCTCGTCGCGCTGACCGGCGGCCGCTATCACGCGGCCTCGCTGTCCTGCATCGACTCACTCGATATTCTCAAGCGCGCCCGCGACGCCGGTCTTGCCGTCAGCGCCTCGGTCTCGATCAACCATCTCGCGCTGAACGAGAACGATATCGGGCCTTACCGGACGTTCCTGAAGCTGTCGCCGCCGCTGCGCACCGAGGACGACCGGCGGGCCCTGGTTGCGGCCGTCGGCTCCGGCCTCGTCGACGTCATCATGTCCGACCACAATCCGCAGGACGTCGAAGGCAAGCGCCTTCCGTTTGCGGAAGCAGCTCCCGGCGCGGTGGGCCTCGAGACCATGCTGTCGGCGGGCCTGCGGCTGGTGCATAATGGCGAGATGGAGCTGAAGACGCTGATCCGGGCGATGTCGACGCGGCCGGCCGAACTGCTCGGCCTGCCCGGTGGCACCTTGCGCCCCGGCGCGCCGGCCGACGTCGTCGTGATCGATGCCGACACGCCCTGGGTGCTCGATCCCGCCGACCTCAAATCGCCGTGCAAGAATACACCGTTCGACGAAGCCCGCTTCTCGGGACGGGTGGTGCGTACCGTCGTCGGCGGGCGGACGGTGTTCGAGCATGTCTAA
- the plsY gene encoding glycerol-3-phosphate 1-O-acyltransferase PlsY, producing the protein MGLEAFLPVALVIGYLLGSIPFGLVLTKLAGTQDLRSIGSGNIGATNVLRTGRKGLAAATLLLDALKGTAAVVIAGYLAGPNAAMIAGLGAFLGHLFPVWLKFKGGKGVAVYIGILLGLFWPGALFFCLLWLATAFTSRYSSLSALVAAFVTPIFLWWFGHLAIASLFAVLTLLLFYMHRENIRRLQSGTESRIGQKS; encoded by the coding sequence ATGGGACTTGAAGCTTTCCTCCCCGTGGCCTTGGTCATCGGCTATTTGCTCGGCTCGATCCCCTTCGGCCTCGTCCTGACGAAACTGGCCGGCACGCAGGATCTGCGCTCGATCGGGTCCGGCAATATCGGCGCCACCAACGTGCTGCGCACCGGCCGCAAGGGGCTTGCGGCGGCAACACTGCTGCTCGACGCGCTCAAGGGCACCGCGGCGGTGGTGATCGCTGGCTATCTCGCCGGGCCCAATGCGGCGATGATCGCCGGCCTTGGCGCCTTCCTCGGCCACCTGTTCCCGGTCTGGCTGAAATTCAAAGGCGGCAAGGGTGTTGCGGTCTATATCGGTATCCTGCTCGGGCTGTTCTGGCCGGGCGCGCTGTTCTTCTGCCTGCTGTGGCTCGCGACCGCCTTCACCTCGCGCTACTCCTCGCTCTCGGCGCTGGTAGCGGCCTTCGTGACGCCGATCTTTTTGTGGTGGTTCGGCCACCTCGCGATCGCCTCGCTGTTCGCGGTGCTGACGCTGCTCCTGTTCTACATGCACCGCGAGAACATCAGGCGGTTGCAATCGGGCACCGAGAGCCGGATCGGCCAGAAATCCTAG
- a CDS encoding nitronate monooxygenase yields MPITTPLTAQFGIQHPILLAPMDIVAGSRLVAAVSRAGGFGILGGGYGERLWLEQETAKLRELRAPFGIGFITWSLARRPELLDIALAVRPSAIMLSFGDPAPFSPRIKSAGARLICQVQDETMARQALDAGADVLIAQGTEAGGHGASRTTVDLVPSIVDLAAGRVPVVAAGGIADGRGLAAMMMLGASGVLLGTRFHASQEADGADEAKRRICDATSGSTVRGIIFDLSRNNVWPAPYTGRCLINDHARRWMGREVELMQNVAKVAADYATSKASGNFDVAAVIAGEAVGLIHDIPPAAEIVERIATEAEQLLAGRRNSVASTA; encoded by the coding sequence ATGCCGATCACCACACCCCTGACCGCGCAGTTCGGCATCCAGCACCCGATCCTGCTCGCTCCGATGGACATCGTTGCGGGCAGCCGGTTGGTGGCGGCGGTGAGCCGCGCGGGCGGTTTCGGCATTCTCGGCGGCGGCTATGGGGAGCGGCTCTGGCTGGAGCAGGAGACTGCGAAGCTGAGAGAGCTGCGCGCGCCGTTCGGCATCGGTTTCATCACCTGGAGCCTCGCCAGGCGTCCGGAGCTTCTCGACATCGCGCTCGCGGTGCGCCCCAGCGCGATCATGCTCTCGTTCGGCGATCCCGCGCCGTTTTCACCGCGGATCAAATCGGCCGGTGCGCGTCTGATCTGCCAGGTGCAGGACGAGACCATGGCGCGACAGGCGCTCGATGCCGGCGCGGATGTTCTCATCGCGCAAGGCACCGAAGCAGGCGGCCATGGCGCATCCCGCACGACCGTCGATCTCGTGCCGTCCATCGTCGATCTTGCGGCGGGGCGGGTGCCGGTGGTCGCCGCCGGCGGCATCGCCGACGGACGCGGGCTCGCCGCCATGATGATGCTGGGCGCAAGTGGCGTGCTGCTCGGCACGCGCTTTCATGCGAGCCAGGAGGCCGACGGCGCGGATGAGGCGAAGCGGCGCATCTGTGATGCGACGAGCGGCTCGACCGTGCGCGGCATCATTTTCGATCTCTCCCGCAACAATGTCTGGCCGGCGCCGTATACCGGGCGGTGCCTGATCAACGATCACGCCCGGCGCTGGATGGGCCGCGAGGTCGAATTGATGCAGAATGTCGCCAAGGTTGCGGCTGACTATGCCACCTCAAAGGCGAGCGGCAATTTCGATGTCGCCGCCGTTATCGCAGGCGAGGCGGTTGGCCTGATCCATGATATTCCGCCGGCGGCCGAGATCGTCGAGCGGATCGCGACGGAGGCGGAGCAGTTGCTGGCCGGCCGGCGCAACTCGGTGGCTTCCACCGCTTGA
- a CDS encoding M15 family metallopeptidase: MTGEGQIHVKPIFTLLVTIVSISSASAQLLPGGFVYLRDIDPTIIQDIRYATSNNFTGHPLSGYGAGECVVKREVGLRLKAIQQELASQSLSLKMFDCYRPVRASLDMVAWAQNGREPAAERRYNPKIPKTELFRLGYIASRSQHSTGAALDLTLVDLKADNSAKYDSAKAYGDCTAPVEARPPEGSVDMGTGYDCTDAKGHTAAPMITADQRAWRKRLVAAMARQGFVNYSKEWWHFSLPGAGGAAYDFPIQPRRN, translated from the coding sequence ATGACAGGGGAAGGTCAGATCCACGTGAAGCCGATTTTCACTCTACTTGTAACGATCGTCTCAATTTCGTCGGCCTCCGCCCAATTGCTCCCCGGTGGCTTCGTGTACTTGCGGGACATCGATCCCACCATCATCCAGGACATCCGCTACGCGACCTCCAACAACTTCACCGGCCATCCGCTGAGCGGCTACGGCGCCGGCGAATGCGTGGTCAAGCGGGAGGTGGGGCTGCGGCTGAAGGCGATCCAGCAGGAACTCGCCAGCCAGAGTCTCTCGCTGAAGATGTTCGATTGCTACCGGCCGGTGCGCGCGTCGCTCGATATGGTGGCGTGGGCGCAGAACGGCCGGGAGCCGGCGGCCGAGCGGCGCTACAACCCCAAGATTCCCAAGACCGAGCTGTTTCGGCTCGGCTACATCGCGAGCCGCTCGCAGCATTCCACCGGTGCGGCGCTCGATCTGACGCTGGTCGATCTCAAGGCTGACAACTCCGCCAAGTACGATTCCGCGAAGGCCTATGGCGACTGCACGGCGCCGGTCGAGGCCAGGCCGCCGGAAGGCAGTGTCGACATGGGCACCGGCTATGACTGCACGGATGCGAAGGGCCATACCGCCGCGCCAATGATCACGGCCGATCAGCGTGCCTGGCGCAAGCGGCTGGTCGCTGCGATGGCCCGGCAAGGCTTTGTGAACTATTCGAAGGAGTGGTGGCATTTTTCCCTGCCGGGGGCCGGCGGGGCCGCCTATGATTTCCCGATCCAGCCGCGGCGGAACTGA
- a CDS encoding AEC family transporter produces MAVVIAALLPVFILIVLGVVLRHSLMRLDSQWHGLERLTYYVLFPMLLIQTLVKADLDKVPVAGVGGALLLSSLAMSLLCLALRPALARLDIDGPAFSSIFQGATRWQTYVALSVSANLFGDVGLALASVAMVAIIPLVNVFSVAVLAHYASPEKRSVGAIVMTVASNPLIWACAIGLLVNVLHLPLPRIWHEVADALSRSSLAIGLLVTGAGLHLNGLLRPSVGAAIGVAFKLVLMPVLALLLALWFGLSDKSLAIVAICAAVPTSPSAYVLARQMGGDAPLLAQIITLQTILAAITMPIAIALVA; encoded by the coding sequence ATGGCGGTGGTGATTGCAGCGCTGCTGCCGGTCTTCATTCTCATCGTGCTCGGCGTGGTGCTCAGACACAGCCTGATGCGGCTCGACAGCCAATGGCACGGGCTGGAGCGGCTGACCTATTACGTGCTGTTTCCGATGCTGCTGATCCAGACGCTGGTGAAGGCCGACCTCGACAAGGTACCGGTCGCAGGCGTCGGCGGCGCACTGCTGCTGTCTTCGCTCGCGATGTCGCTGTTATGCCTGGCGTTGCGTCCCGCTCTGGCGCGGCTCGATATCGACGGCCCCGCCTTCTCCTCGATCTTCCAGGGCGCGACCCGTTGGCAGACCTATGTGGCGCTGTCGGTCTCGGCCAACCTGTTCGGCGATGTCGGCCTCGCGCTCGCCTCCGTCGCGATGGTTGCGATCATACCGCTGGTGAACGTTTTCAGCGTCGCGGTGCTCGCGCATTACGCCTCGCCGGAGAAGCGATCCGTCGGCGCCATCGTTATGACCGTGGCGAGCAACCCGCTGATCTGGGCCTGCGCGATCGGCCTTCTCGTCAACGTCCTGCACCTGCCGCTGCCAAGGATCTGGCACGAGGTGGCGGATGCGCTGAGCCGCTCCTCCCTCGCCATCGGCCTGCTCGTCACGGGCGCGGGCCTGCATCTGAACGGCCTGCTCCGCCCGAGCGTGGGCGCCGCCATCGGCGTCGCCTTCAAGCTCGTGCTGATGCCCGTGCTCGCGCTCCTGCTGGCGCTGTGGTTCGGCCTGTCGGACAAGAGCCTCGCGATCGTCGCGATCTGCGCGGCGGTGCCGACTTCCCCCAGCGCCTATGTGCTGGCGCGCCAGATGGGCGGCGATGCGCCGCTGCTGGCGCAGATCATCACGTTGCAGACGATCTTGGCGGCGATCACGATGCCGATTGCGATCGCGCTGGTGGCCTAA
- a CDS encoding LysR family transcriptional regulator: MELSDIKTFAAVARTGGITRAAEELNTVQSNVTQRIKALESEIGTPLFERHSRGMTLTGAGKRLLPYARRMAALSREAVLAARDDGEPKGPLAIGSMETTAAVRLPPLLADFHRRFPAVRLSLRTAPTADLVAAVLDGALDGAFVAGPIEHAELTAVSAFREELVLVSARRWASLKELRAGTPESGPTALVFRTGCTYRQRLEQIFVEFGWPSAARFELGTLDGMIGCVAADMGVTLLPRAVVERSAMIGNVAIHTLPPAYAGVETLFIQRRAGHQYSALQGFVSCLNNDDEVIAA; the protein is encoded by the coding sequence ATGGAACTCAGCGATATCAAGACCTTTGCCGCGGTCGCCCGCACCGGCGGCATCACCCGCGCCGCCGAGGAACTCAACACCGTGCAGTCGAATGTCACCCAACGGATCAAGGCGCTGGAGTCCGAGATCGGCACGCCGTTGTTCGAGCGCCACAGCCGCGGCATGACGCTGACTGGCGCCGGCAAGAGGCTTTTGCCTTACGCGCGACGGATGGCTGCACTCTCGCGCGAGGCCGTGCTCGCCGCGCGCGACGATGGCGAGCCGAAGGGGCCGCTCGCGATCGGCTCGATGGAGACGACCGCCGCCGTCCGCCTGCCGCCGCTGCTCGCCGATTTCCACCGCCGCTTCCCGGCCGTGCGCTTGAGCCTGCGCACCGCACCCACCGCCGATCTCGTCGCCGCTGTGCTCGATGGCGCGCTCGACGGCGCCTTCGTCGCGGGTCCCATCGAGCATGCCGAGCTCACCGCCGTCAGCGCATTCCGCGAGGAGCTGGTGCTGGTCAGTGCGCGCCGCTGGGCGTCACTGAAGGAGCTGCGTGCCGGCACGCCTGAGTCCGGGCCGACGGCGCTGGTGTTCCGCACCGGCTGCACCTACCGCCAGCGGCTCGAGCAGATCTTCGTCGAGTTCGGCTGGCCGTCGGCGGCGCGCTTCGAGCTCGGCACGCTCGACGGCATGATCGGCTGCGTCGCCGCCGACATGGGCGTGACACTGCTGCCTCGCGCGGTGGTCGAACGCAGCGCCATGATCGGCAACGTGGCGATCCACACGCTGCCCCCCGCCTACGCTGGGGTTGAGACGCTGTTCATCCAGCGCCGCGCCGGCCACCAGTACAGCGCGCTCCAAGGGTTTGTCTCGTGCCTGAACAACGACGACGAGGTCATCGCAGCTTGA